The genomic region AATKACTAATTATAAAACTGGGTCAATTAATTACTTTACACTTCAGATCCCCCCAGTTTCTACACAGATCTGAAAATGCGCCTTCAGTGGTGATGCatcttacattacatttacaaatAACTTTTAGAATGGATGTTCTGGTGCCCCTTGCACAATGAAAAAAGTAGATTTCTGAtcttttaaatgttaattgtgtttgttttcttaaGGTGTACATGTCTTGTGTCTAAGtagttgtgtatgtatgtgtgtatttctttgtatTGAAAACACGGCTCTACTGCAaatgagaccttggtctcagttgATCCtgtttaaataaaattaaaatgtaaGTACACCCGCTGGACACTAGTCTATCGTAGGACCTTACCTACACTTTATCTCCGCCAAGCAGACACTCATCAGGTAACATTTTACAGCCTTTCATATGACTCAGTCGGGGATCGAACTCTCAAgacttccaatctcagggcggacactAACCACAAGGTCACTGGTGAATGATAAAAGATGTCGAACTACTATTTATCTAATTTCCTTGACTGACAAAACAAAATCTGAGGGAGTTGTAGGCAGGTAGTTCTGATGACCTCTGATCTCCTGTGTCATGTGTTGAGCGCTACGGCAAAACACAGTTCCTGTCATTTGTTTCTGGTCCTAATGGCCATGGCCAGCGCTGACAATACTTCTTGAATTTGCTTGGGTGTGAGATAACAGGTCAACTACCGAAACTGTGTGGGGGGGCTgtccttacctttgatcttccaGTTCAGTCTTTCTATCTCCTTCTGTAGCTGGTCACGCTCAATAGTTGTAGTGTTCAGACTCTTTTTCAACTTGTCTACTTCAGTGGTCCTGGTATTTAGACtattctgtagctggtctctctctgtggtcctgGTATTTAGACtattctgtagctggtctctctctgtNTCAGTGGTCCTGGTATTTAGACtattctgtagctggtctctctctgtggtcctgGTATTTAGACtattctgtagctggtctctctctgtagtCCTGGTATTTAGACTATTCTGTAGCTGGTCTCGCTCTGTAGTCCTGGTATTTAGACTATTCTGTAGCTGGTCTCGCTCTGCAGTTGCATCTGTAAAACGGAAAAGTGAATCAAAATGTGTAACTATCACAACATTGACTACAAATGTTTAATAAAAAACATTAACTTACAGGAATCCCACAGGCCAAGAATCACAGCCAGCagaacacacactgcagcaactcTGGAGGGTCTCTTCCACCACTGAAAATGTACTGAATAACAAGTTATTAAAGTCAGATATTTGGTAATGCGTTTTACTGTATCATCAGTGTTTAATTTGAGCTGGATTCTGCGGGAacaggatccggcacctctcAGTTTGGACTGGTGCATTCCAGAACCTATTTGGCTGGATCCGCTGCCTCTCATGGCATTAAAAATAGTTACAATTTGCagtgtaaaaaaattataattaaaccGATCAAAGTTATTTGGAGTTTTCTCATCGTCAATTCTcctgccccctaaaaaaaaaatgcaatgtgaAAACGTAGATTTTCAGCCCGCACCTGAAAAAGGGAACTGTAGGTAGAGGCAGGTATCCTCAATATTAACGGGCCCTGTATTTAGGGGTAAGGTAGAGGCAGGCAGCCTTGAGGTTACAGTGTTGTGCctataaccgaaaggttgcaggttTGAATACCGGAGCGGACAAGGTGAATAATATGTTgtacccttgaacaaggcacttcaTCCTAATTGCTACAGGGGCGTTGTACGTTGGAGACATTGTGATCATTGTAAAGAAGTCACACCCATCCCACTGGCGTTAGAAGTTCCGAGTGAGAAAGTTTAgactatatagaaataattaaaTCATGAAATGATGAGGATTTCTATCCTCTAACAGGAGGAAAAGTAGAATAGTAGTCAAAGATAATGTACCTTTACATCCCATGTTKACACATCCATTATGATAACTAaagtatttaaaacatttatttcacctttatttaaccaggtaggctaatggagaacaagttctcatttgcaactgcgacctggccaagataaagcatagcagttcgacacatacaacaacacagttacacatggaataaacaaaacatacagtcaataatacagtaggaaaaaaagtatatacagtgagtgcaaatgtggtaagataagggagttaagtcaataaataggccatagtggcaaagtaattacaatatggcaatgaaacactggaatggtagatgWGCAAAAGATGRatgtgcaagtagagatactggggtacaaaggagcaagataaacaaataaatacagtatggggatgaggtagttSGATGGgctttttacagatgggctatgtccaggtgcagtgatctgacaGYTGGTGCTTAaatctagtgagggagataggagtCTCCAGCKtcagtgatttttgcagtttgctctagtcattggcagccgagaactggaaggaaaggtgaccaaacgaggaattggctttgggggtgaccagtgagataWacctgctggagcgcgtgttacgagtgggtgctgctatggtgaccagcgagctgagataaggcggggcattacctagcagagacttgtagataacctgtagccagtgggtttggtgatgaagagtatgaagcgagggccagccaacggagcgtataggtcgcagtggtgggtagtgtatagggct from Salvelinus sp. IW2-2015 unplaced genomic scaffold, ASM291031v2 Un_scaffold10484, whole genome shotgun sequence harbors:
- the LOC112079952 gene encoding C-type lectin domain family 12 member B-like isoform X1: MRGSGSSQIGSGMHQSKLRGAGSCSRRIQLKLNTDDTVKRITKYLTLITCYSVHFQWWKRPSRVAAVCVLLAVILGLWDSYATAERDQLQNSLNTRTTERDQLQNSLNTRTTERDQLQNSLNTRTTERDQLQNSLNTRTTXTERDQLQNSLNTRTTERDQLQNSLNTRTTEVDKLKKSLNTTTIERDQLQKEIERLNWKIKGSCPEGWRRFGCSCYYLSTEKKSWEESRQDCLERGADLVIINSEEEQTFINVFESVSCVWIGLTDSVTEGTWKWVDGTPLTTPRYWDDKCHGGTYQNCGIIYMSSGQDTLWDFDCSFQKHGSVRNSLLIVTFSALLN
- the LOC112079952 gene encoding C-type lectin domain family 4 member F-like isoform X2 translates to MRGSGSSQIGSGMHQSKLRGAGSCSRRIQLKLNTDDTVKRITKYLTLITCYSVHFQWWKRPSRVAAVCVLLAVILGLWDSYATAERDQLQNSLNTRTTERDQLQNSLNTRTTERDQLQNSLNTRTTERDQLQNSLNTRTTXTERDQLQNSLNTRTTERDQLQNSLNTRTTEVDKLKKSLNTTTIERDQLQKEIERLNWKIKGSCPEGWRRFGCSCYYLSTEKKSWEESRQDCLERGADLVIINSEEEQTFINVFESVSCVWIGLTDSVTEGTWKWVDGTPLTTPR